TCCATGTCGACGAAGTCCGGAATCTTGAACGGCGAGATACCGGAGTACAGCGCCATCAGCACCTGTGTCTCCTTATCCGAGAGGTCAACGTCGTCGGCGATGTTGCGCTGCTCACCTTGCCGGACCAGCCCCTCGATAAGCGAGACGTGTCGGGGCGTCCCTGAGATGTGGGTCTCGACGCTGGTACCCTCGATTGTGTGTTCGACCTCTAGAAGCGGTCGCCCGTCGCCGCGGATCGTCTTCTCCTTTGCCTCGACGGTCCCCACGTCGTCGATGTCCAGCTCGACGAACGTGCCGCTGGCGATGGCCAGATTGATGCAGTCGCCGTCGAGTTTGAGCCGCCCTTTCTCCCAGCCGCCGTCCTGAACGACGCCACCCTTGACTGCGGGGTGGTTGACGAGGACGACGGTCTGATCAAGCAGCGTGCTGTAGAGCTTTTCCTGAAACTCCTCGGCCTGCTTCGCCGAGATGAGCGTCACGTTCCGGCCGGCCTGCACCTTGACGTAACTGTCCACCTGCGCGAGGGGCTGGTTCATCTGGCTGGCCGTGACGCTGCTGACCTTCGACAGCGGGATGGTCCGCTTGCCGTCGTTGGTCGCGAGGACGAGGCGCTTGTTCGAGAGAAGAATCCGACCCGGTAGCCACT
The Haloarcula sp. CBA1129 genome window above contains:
- a CDS encoding CheF family chemotaxis protein — encoded protein: MSDGEHALVDTKGKFVQVVSDGRKRNDIEWLPGRILLSNKRLVLATNDGKRTIPLSKVSSVTASQMNQPLAQVDSYVKVQAGRNVTLISAKQAEEFQEKLYSTLLDQTVVLVNHPAVKGGVVQDGGWEKGRLKLDGDCINLAIASGTFVELDIDDVGTVEAKEKTIRGDGRPLLEVEHTIEGTSVETHISGTPRHVSLIEGLVRQGEQRNIADDVDLSDKETQVLMALYSGISPFKIPDFVDMEIEEVEDVYDRLMEADILEPVRTRREVQLEARGRSIASDAMADQ